The genomic segment CACAATAACGCCAATGACTTATCCATGCCCTGTTAAAGTTCCTGTTTCATTCAAGTAGACACACCTTGAAAACCTGTCGCGTCGGTTTATTCCTTATGTACACTTTGCCGACATGGACTTGATGTGTTTTAgtccttttttacatttactcactGCCCCACACAACGGTTTTctagaaacaaaaataatctaACAGGCATATTGAGTACCAAGACTTCGTTTGACTTCTGGTTTGTCTGTGAGGTCTCTGAGAGAAGTTCCCTCTTGGCATATTTCCCATAGTATAGGCACGTTTCATAAACCAGTCAAGCCAGTCACTTTGAACCTTGTCCCACTCTGCCCACTCTATCCCATGTCCAGAAACtctgaaaactgcattttgcaGCAGTGACTTCTGGATCACTAGGACAATGTTGTCCCATTTTTAGCTCCAGTTTCAGCTTGGTGTCATTACGACAACTTTACATTAAGCTACACATGAGTGTTTGTCTGTTGACAGTGTTCTCTGCAAACTCTTTGAAAGTAGCCTGCTTCCCATTGAGAAAACCATAAGGCCAAGTTTCACTAGTATGTTGGTATCATCATGAAAGATACCCAGCATGTGTCAAGGTGGCATGCTTCTGTTATGACACACGAGTCCTTTTTAAAAGTGGACTATACTCTAACTGGACAACAACATATCTTTACATTAGCCCTGCGTACATGTTTCTTGAATAAATTCTAGTCGCACTGTTCTTCTCTGAAAACAGACACTGACTGCTACTCATTGTACTCCCTGCACACTCTTGGCTTTGTTCGCCTCAGAGGGGCAGCAAAGAATGGCTGATTCGCCTTCCCCCCACCCTATACAGTCCGGTCTTTCAGCCATGGCAGTGTGCTGCTCAAGTAGAACTACTACTAAATTACTATACAGAGTTGAACACGGTTCAGATCTTATCAGATACCAGAAGAAGTGGTACTGtgtgctgtctgtttctgttaaTGGTTCAGGTCAcacttgtttttggttttgttttacaacTTTTGCCGCAGTTGTTTGGAAGATGTGCGCTTCCTCTTTCGGGCATTCATTTGTCAAAGTGGAGGAACTAGTAGCCATTCTAGCCTTGATAGCCTCAACGTGAAACTTTGCTTTGGTCATTTTCTAATCAAAATCGCTTGACTTGCATTTTTGTCTCCATTTGGCATATTTAGCAGCTTTTGCATATGTATAAACATTTCAGTAAACAGACTTTTTGCCGTTCTGAGACACAAATATCACTGAATCTGATTCTCTGCCGAGCTTCTCTTCCAAATGCCAGTGAACTTGTGTGATCTAAACTGACTTGCTAACCTTTTGCCTTTTTGCTCTTTTAGGTGAATTGCAAGGATCTTGTCTGACAATGGAATTTGATACTATAAAGTCCTCAGCCGCACTCATTTATGATGAGTTCATCCAAAATGCAGGTGAGTCTTTgaacattcaaacacattcaagATGGCTCTATGgcatgttttgtgatttttaaaacCCTACACTATCATCACTTTTGGGTTTGTTTCTGTATATCAATCACGTTTCTTTTGTACCTGAACCTTGTTGATCTCACAAACCTGTCAACATACTTCTGttacagacagacggacagcaACCTGGTTCCTCATGTCGTCTCCTCTCCCCCAAACGATCATCATCGCAGCATACATTTATTTCGTCACATCGCTGGGGCCTCGGATCATGGAGAACCGCAAAGCTTTTGACCTCAAAGGAGTTCTCATAGTCTACAACTTCAGTGTGGTGGCTCTCTCACTCTACATGTGCTATGAAGTGAGTCAGcatgtttccttgttttctttcccGCTTCAATTAGTGCACAGTCGACATGAAATTTGTGCTGCTGATATCATTCTTTTATGTAAGGTTTTACACAGCAATGCATACCACATATTCCTTGCAGTGTTGAGTTCATTGTTAAGAACAGAGCCATGACGCATTCCACTGGCAGTCTTGTGAAATACTCTTgttcatgacttttttttttttttttaccttggcTATTTGATCTGAGGTTGAACCAGCTCGGCAGGTGTATTCTTTCCATGCACCGTACAAATGTTAACTCAGAGCTGCACAACTTCAACATAACTGACTCAGTCCTCCATCTTTCCCTTTGAGACTTACTTAATTTTATTGATGCACTGTCATTTAGAGTGACGTATTGGATTTTTAGATATTTGGTTGTAAATATGACACACTTTGTTTGACCTATTAACccaaccatatatatatattgaaatattacCCCGGACACAGTAGCTTTTAGAGTGTAAGGCAGTCAAACATTAAGttaacagcaacatgtctgGAAAAAGGATTAAGAAAAAGATTCAGGTAAAACTTTTTCAACAACTTACAAGTTTTGAAGGTACTGTTATgaatttttatttctttttttttttatgtagctTTTTCTTCAGCCTCTGTGTCTTGTGAATAACACTTGCcatgtttctttcttcagtTTGTGATGTCAGGATGGGGAACAGGATACTCTTTTCGCTGTGACCTGGTCGACTACTCTGATTCTCCACAGGGTGTGAGGGTAAGCCTCTTTACAATCTTTACAGATTGGGATGTATTGCAGCATCTGAGTTATGCACTAAACATGTAGTATAAGAACCAGTACTGAAATATTCTTTACTGTCTCCTCTAGATGGCGGCAACATGCTGGCTTTATTACTTCTCAAAGTTCATTGAGATGTTGGACACAGTAAGTCACAATCACCGTTGGACATTTGAGTACTCTTCCATTGTGTTGCATTTTGTCACATAGTAAACCTGTAATTTGTCAGATCATTACATTTGAGTCCTACCAATGTACCctacactttttctttttttgtgtgtgacaaacaATACTTGTCTGTTTCCAGATCTTCTTTGTGCTGAGGAAGAAGAATAGCCAGGTGACATTTCTTCACGTCTACCATCACTCGATCATGCCTTTCACCTGGTGGTTTGGAGTTCGGTTTGCAGCAGgtaagatttctttttctttctttctttttttttttttttatttaaatgtacaagCATTTAAAATTTTCCATAACATGAATTTGGTTCCTTTGGTGACATTATTCCTGATGCACTCTCTATTTTCAGGTGGTCTGGGGACATTCCACGCCCTGCTTAACTGTATCGTCCATGTTATCATGTACTCATACTACGGCCTGACTGCCATGGGCCCCAGCTACCAGAAGTAcctgtggtggaagaaataccTCACTACCATTCAGCTGGTatgtcagggtttttttttttttttttttgtgtcatatgTTCTCAAAGTTTACTTTTTATAAGGACCTGTGGTGAATCTTGGCAATACACTTAACCCTTCCTTTCTTTGTTGCGTCCCAGATCCAGTTTGTTATGGTGACCACCCACATCTCCCAGTATTTCTTCATGAAGGACTGCCCCTACCAGTTCCCTATCTTTATCTACATCATCGGCTCGTATGGCCTGATTttcctgttcctcttcctcaacTTCTGGTACCACGCCTACACCAAGGGAAAGAGGCTGCCTAAAGTGCTGCAGGCTCAGACATGGGCACACCACAGCAACGGAGTTATGAATGGAAACGCCAGTCATGAAAAAGATGAGTGACGCAAGACTCTGCTCATCAGGGGGTTTCGGGGTTGACCTCATTTACATAAGCAAACCACTGCAGTCTGAGATACAACCCCAATTTGTTTGGACTTCTTTTTTTGATTGCTTTTCTACTTGCAACTGCAAAAGACAATCTTTAAATTATGACCAAAGCTATATTTAAGAGGTTTATTGACTCAAGCTGAAGggttttttattctttttgtttacaCTGAAGGTAAAGCCCAAGTTCTGCTATGGACGTTTCCAAATATCCCTCCTTTTTTCTGCTACAGtatagttttttaaaaaagtgtacGTGTCAGAAATCGACTCCACTATTCACACTGAATATAGGGCTTCACCTATGGTAAAACTGTAGGACCCTCAGCTGTACAATACAGCCGCACTGGGCCTGCTCAAAAAGCTTCTAATGccgagatctttttttttttttttttttttttttttttttttacttttgtgactaTCTTCTCAGAAGACTTTTAGGAAATCcagtttagtgttttttttttttttttttttttttttttttaaattgtgcaCTGAAAAGTTAAAGGTTGTTTATTTCACTTGCCCTAAAATGACGTTGACTGTTGTGAGTCGATATGGTGTTTAGGCTACACATGTCCTGTTGTTCAGGTCTTTAAATGGTTACATGCATGCAGAAcagggtgtttttgtttttaagttttgatCACATGCATACCCGCTTCTCTATGGCTTGAGGCACAACCACTGCTGATGGTAGACATTCAGTTATACTGTGGAGTCAATTTATTGACTTAAGAGATCTCCTATGAAGCGACGGTGTGACAGACACCAGAGAGGAAGGCTGATAGACCACTGTGGCTCTTGAAGGATCCAGAGCAGAGTTAGAGTTTTACTACTTGCTTACTGAGGCATATTGCAAAATAACACTGTATTATAAGACGGCAGTACGTACAACTACGTGGATTCGCTATTTAGccagtcagaaaaaaacaagcagcctTGCTTGCCTGcttttttaagtattttgctTCATACGTTGAAGCTCTGTGGCCAACAGGGTCTTCAGACGGCTGGAGTCAAGGCAGTGCCTTTTGGACCAAAGTCTGTCGAGTAGTTTCATATCTTGTTACAATGATCTTAAACCTAAAAGTGAATGTAACTCTGCTCCTCTGGTGACTGAGGACACAGGATCAAGCTTGGCATGGAGGTGGAAAGAGTTTCGCCTTTTTTATTCAGGTGCAAGCCCATGTTAACACTAAAGATTTACAGATGTACAtacaaacattatttttcagTTCCTTGTTAAATCCCTTATTATACCAATAGTTAATACTGTAAAATGATGTGACCTTAAATgttgtttatattgtattttatatgtatttatacaaaaataaatgatcaatgtactttgaaaaaaaaatgtggcttttttaaaattttttaatgtgtttaaagtTGAGCAAGACACTTTGCAGTTATTACCTTTCTTACATCACTTTGTCTAAAACGGCAAAATACTAAAagctgttttgggttttttttttttaaatgcaacttTATAGCAGAGGTTCATAAATTCTTAGTGAAAGTCTTAAAACTACTATGTGCTTGTCTTATTTTGAAGTTTCAGTCTGAGAGTTGCTTAGCCTTGACAAGTGATTATCAACTTTGGAAGTATAAGCTACAGTTATAGGCTAGTTTCTCTTGCAGAGTACAGCAGCTGCATTGTTAAATAGGAAGACAAGTCTGCTACACTTGAATGACATGCTTCCTGATAAGTTAAATCGTAGGTGACGCAAATGCAGCCTCTTTACAAGCATGCTTGAAAGGGAGTTATGGAATTAAAGGAAACCCTTAATGAAAACAGGGACCCACATGAGCAGT from the Enoplosus armatus isolate fEnoArm2 chromosome 4, fEnoArm2.hap1, whole genome shotgun sequence genome contains:
- the elovl7a gene encoding elongation of very long chain fatty acids protein 7a is translated as MEFDTIKSSAALIYDEFIQNADRRTATWFLMSSPLPQTIIIAAYIYFVTSLGPRIMENRKAFDLKGVLIVYNFSVVALSLYMCYEFVMSGWGTGYSFRCDLVDYSDSPQGVRMAATCWLYYFSKFIEMLDTIFFVLRKKNSQVTFLHVYHHSIMPFTWWFGVRFAAGGLGTFHALLNCIVHVIMYSYYGLTAMGPSYQKYLWWKKYLTTIQLIQFVMVTTHISQYFFMKDCPYQFPIFIYIIGSYGLIFLFLFLNFWYHAYTKGKRLPKVLQAQTWAHHSNGVMNGNASHEKDE